In Leptospira brenneri, the following are encoded in one genomic region:
- a CDS encoding Kelch repeat-containing protein, translating into MFPSEYRNPFDQRSIQGSLLNTFFNASLFHCNADTNGKAFGSVNQILLQCNKELANLDTEYLGEANQTIFSNVQFSIIDSNQLLVSFDPLTSDGRYELTLSGVVSYAGEPLLEDKIPIIIDTQIPTVTLDGYIPITDYTFFSSRYWDFTTSEPMANFGPPILSGTLASSVVLRSVQKVSDTAYRVYFETNFSSNGPGSLTLHFFNSKDDASNVVSNSVTVQFIGLVPGPKLNQGRQEFEAFQNDHGDVIAIYGSSSSAEILRRGASNFELTNPSLPTIARGERGVMLDGKNILITGGILPPSAYALTSSYIFDSETATLTPTGNLNGPRHLHNIVKLQDGKVIVLGGVRDYAPVTPVAFTTLNTAEIYDPATGIFTEVTNRMMTPRSFSCSVLLNDGRVFVIGGTDGIFAPKDTTEFYNPNTQTFSWGPTLPVPVGALKCKTLVDGNVLIYGAQLSNLNNSTMLFDVSRNQIFTIANSKYKREWSVASELPDGGILFHGGAYRYDTSEPSRTIEKLDYAKSNSFFDMGLSKYSVARHSGVKFSDGTLFFLGGVVGGLFHYETEYYGLSH; encoded by the coding sequence ATGTTCCCTTCTGAATATAGAAATCCATTTGATCAAAGATCAATACAAGGGTCGCTCCTAAATACTTTTTTTAATGCTAGTTTATTTCATTGTAATGCAGATACAAATGGAAAAGCATTCGGGAGTGTAAACCAGATCTTGTTACAATGTAATAAGGAATTAGCAAATTTAGATACTGAGTATTTGGGAGAAGCCAATCAAACTATATTTTCAAATGTTCAATTTAGTATTATTGACTCAAACCAACTTTTGGTTTCGTTTGATCCATTAACAAGCGATGGACGTTATGAGCTAACTCTCTCAGGTGTTGTGTCTTATGCGGGAGAACCTTTACTAGAGGATAAAATTCCAATCATCATCGATACTCAAATCCCAACAGTAACTCTTGATGGTTATATCCCCATTACTGATTATACTTTCTTTTCTTCTAGGTATTGGGATTTTACAACTTCTGAACCGATGGCAAACTTCGGTCCCCCGATTTTAAGTGGAACGTTAGCGTCTTCGGTAGTCCTACGATCAGTACAAAAGGTAAGTGATACTGCATATCGAGTGTATTTTGAAACAAACTTTTCATCTAATGGGCCTGGATCTCTAACTTTACATTTTTTTAACTCTAAAGATGACGCTTCCAATGTAGTTTCTAATTCGGTGACGGTTCAGTTTATTGGGCTTGTCCCTGGACCAAAATTAAACCAGGGCCGACAAGAATTTGAAGCTTTTCAAAATGATCATGGAGATGTGATTGCAATTTATGGATCTAGTTCTAGTGCAGAGATTTTAAGAAGAGGAGCATCTAACTTTGAATTAACAAATCCTAGTTTGCCTACCATTGCTCGTGGGGAACGTGGAGTGATGTTGGATGGAAAAAATATCCTTATCACTGGAGGAATTTTGCCCCCATCGGCATACGCCTTAACATCTAGTTATATTTTTGATTCTGAAACTGCGACACTTACTCCTACAGGAAATTTAAACGGACCAAGGCATTTACATAATATAGTCAAACTTCAGGATGGGAAGGTAATTGTATTAGGTGGGGTTCGAGATTATGCCCCTGTTACTCCTGTTGCTTTCACTACCTTGAACACTGCTGAGATTTATGATCCGGCTACAGGTATTTTTACTGAAGTTACAAATCGGATGATGACTCCAAGGTCATTTTCATGTTCGGTATTACTCAATGATGGACGAGTATTTGTCATAGGCGGGACTGACGGGATCTTCGCACCAAAAGATACAACAGAGTTTTATAATCCAAATACACAAACATTCTCCTGGGGTCCTACTTTACCTGTCCCTGTTGGTGCGTTAAAATGTAAAACATTGGTGGATGGTAATGTTTTAATTTATGGGGCACAATTGTCTAATTTGAATAATTCAACTATGTTATTTGACGTCTCCCGAAATCAAATTTTTACCATTGCGAATTCGAAGTATAAACGCGAATGGAGCGTTGCCTCGGAGTTACCTGATGGTGGAATCCTTTTTCATGGTGGAGCCTATCGTTACGATACCAGCGAACCAAGTAGAACCATAGAAAAACTGGATTATGCAAAGAGTAATAGCTTCTTTGATATGGGTTTGTCAAAGTATAGTGTCGCAAGGCATAGCGGTGTTAAATTTTCGGATGGTACTTTGTTTTTTCTTGGTGGAGTGGTGGGTGGGCTGTTTCATTATGAAACAGAATACTATGGACTCTCTCATTAA
- a CDS encoding nucleotide pyrophosphohydrolase, whose product MGNDEVTLNQLQSEVDDWIQTIGVRYFSELTNLAILMEEVGELSRLMARKFGDQSFKSGESADKIPGEIGDILFVLTCLANQMGISLQDAIQTTIKKNTKRDLTRHKNNPKL is encoded by the coding sequence TTGGGAAACGATGAAGTCACTCTAAACCAATTACAATCCGAAGTAGATGATTGGATTCAAACCATCGGTGTTAGATATTTTTCCGAGCTTACAAACTTAGCAATTCTAATGGAAGAAGTGGGTGAACTTTCTAGACTTATGGCAAGAAAATTTGGAGACCAATCCTTTAAGTCAGGTGAATCTGCAGATAAAATTCCAGGTGAGATTGGTGACATTTTGTTTGTCCTTACTTGTTTAGCCAATCAAATGGGAATCTCGCTGCAAGATGCCATCCAAACAACCATCAAAAAAAACACTAAACGCGATTTAACCAGACACAAAAACAATCCTAAACTTTGA
- a CDS encoding MBOAT family O-acyltransferase, protein MLFNSFEFLVFFFFTIIVGNVLKNRWQKLFFLLTSYYFYMAWQPSSISCSAMATDGFKFYTDRLYCDFKINPYVFILIFSTIIDYFAATLIEKKKDGDSVRGWLLVLSLVVNIGTLGFFKYTDFLLGFINDIHLLGSYQFAKQNIILPVGISFYTFQSMSYTIDVYNRKIEARKSFLDFALYVAFFPQLVAGPIVRAETFFRDLDFRLSVYKEHIDAAFALILIGFTRKIVFADNLARVVDSTFANYQNLNSIEIWTGALAFGWQIYFDFAGYTDIAIGVARLFGFQFNPNFNFPMSCRNIADHWSRWHISFSTWIRDYIYIPLGGSRVSVIMYIRNIMITWLFAGLWHGAAYHYVGWGVWQGTMLLSHKFYGDTKLAKFLNSKGGFTYDLFARIFTMFCLAFGFIMFRAETMEKAVPMMKALVFLNDSGAPLDRWSNYRFGILLVICFTASYIFSKRQIPTLLTGSWIKYTVFVIVNVLLLLLFGVTESQNFLYFQF, encoded by the coding sequence ATGTTATTTAACTCTTTTGAATTTTTAGTTTTTTTCTTTTTTACGATCATCGTAGGAAATGTCCTAAAGAATCGTTGGCAAAAACTTTTTTTCCTACTTACTAGTTATTATTTTTACATGGCCTGGCAACCATCATCGATTTCCTGTTCGGCGATGGCTACAGACGGATTCAAATTCTATACAGACAGACTCTATTGTGATTTCAAAATTAATCCTTATGTATTTATTCTCATATTTTCAACCATCATCGATTATTTTGCAGCAACGTTAATTGAAAAGAAAAAGGATGGTGACAGTGTCAGAGGATGGTTACTTGTTCTTTCACTCGTTGTGAATATTGGAACTTTAGGATTCTTTAAATACACAGACTTTCTACTTGGATTTATCAATGACATCCACCTATTAGGTTCTTACCAATTCGCAAAACAAAACATCATCCTTCCAGTCGGAATTTCTTTTTATACATTTCAATCGATGAGTTATACCATTGATGTATACAATCGCAAAATTGAAGCACGAAAATCTTTTTTGGATTTTGCATTGTATGTAGCTTTTTTTCCTCAACTGGTTGCGGGTCCGATTGTTCGTGCAGAAACATTCTTTCGAGATTTAGATTTTCGCCTCAGTGTTTACAAAGAACATATCGATGCAGCTTTTGCTTTGATTTTGATTGGTTTTACAAGAAAAATTGTTTTCGCTGACAATCTTGCACGAGTTGTCGATTCTACATTTGCCAATTACCAAAACTTAAATTCTATCGAAATTTGGACGGGAGCTCTAGCCTTCGGATGGCAAATCTATTTTGATTTTGCCGGATACACAGACATTGCCATTGGCGTTGCACGACTCTTCGGATTTCAATTCAATCCGAACTTCAATTTCCCAATGTCTTGCAGAAACATTGCGGATCATTGGTCTAGATGGCACATATCTTTTTCCACCTGGATTAGAGATTATATCTATATTCCACTCGGTGGATCACGAGTGAGCGTCATCATGTACATTCGTAACATTATGATCACTTGGCTTTTTGCAGGTTTATGGCATGGAGCCGCTTACCACTATGTAGGTTGGGGAGTTTGGCAAGGAACTATGTTACTTTCTCACAAGTTCTACGGAGATACCAAACTAGCCAAGTTTCTAAATAGCAAAGGTGGATTTACTTACGATCTTTTTGCTCGTATCTTCACCATGTTCTGTTTGGCTTTTGGGTTTATCATGTTCCGGGCAGAGACAATGGAAAAAGCAGTTCCGATGATGAAAGCATTAGTTTTCTTAAATGATTCAGGAGCACCGTTAGATCGTTGGTCAAACTACAGATTTGGGATTCTACTTGTGATTTGTTTCACGGCAAGTTACATTTTCTCAAAAAGACAAATCCCTACCCTTCTTACTGGGAGTTGGATCAAATATACTGTTTTTGTTATCGTGAATGTATTGTTATTATTACTTTTTGGAGTCACCGAAAGTCAGAACTTCCTCTACTTTCAATTTTAA